The Actinomycetes bacterium nucleotide sequence CCGACGCGGGGCGTCGAAACTCAGCGTGCCCGGTGTGGGACGTACCGGCTCGTCGACGGGCACGAAGCCACCGGTCACGACAGGAACACGACGAGCAGCAGCCACATCACCGGCGCCGACGGCAGCAGCGAGTCGAGGCGGTCCATCAGCCCGCCGTGTCCGGGC carries:
- a CDS encoding phosphatidate cytidylyltransferase, with amino-acid sequence PGHGGLMDRLDSLLPSAPVMWLLLVVFLS